The following proteins come from a genomic window of Coffea arabica cultivar ET-39 chromosome 11c, Coffea Arabica ET-39 HiFi, whole genome shotgun sequence:
- the LOC113717269 gene encoding caffeoylshikimate esterase-like isoform X4, with translation MKLALTSTFRPLVPPKLSPFDQNLASSNMIFRPSVTLTPRMRETVIMMAQKKKPKIEGVSDELNSIASQNLDFAPARRRVRLAFSNVQQQLDHVLFKMASSGIRTDEVSNHAALRTEHVLHRNWYEINSKGQEIFCKSWLPKPGVRIKGALCFCHGYGDTCTFFFEGIAKYIAASGYGVYAIDHPGFGLSEGLHGYVPSFDGIVNNALELYNIIKGRPEIVGLPRFVFGQSMGGAIALKALLKDPNEWDGIILVAPMCKIAEEMTPPVPLQKILILLSKVMPTAKLVPQKDLAELAFRELKKRKMADYNVICYSDQTRLKTAVELLNATRYIESQVDKVASPMLILHGAADKVTDPQVSKFLYERASSKDKTLKLYEAISFILS, from the exons ATGAAACTTGCTCTGACTTCAACTTTCCGGCCACTGGTGCCGCCAAAATTGTCCCCTTTTGACCAAAATCTTGCTTCATCCAATATGATTTTCCGGCCAAGTGTTACATTAACTCCAAGAATGAGGGAGACTGTGATCATGATGGCCCAGAAAAAGAAGCCAAAGATCGAAGGTGTCAGTGATGAGCTGAACTCAATTGCTTCCCAGAACCTGGATTTTGCTCCTGCTCGAAGAAGGGTCAGATTGGCTTTCAGTAATGTTCAGCAGCAGCTTGATCATGTCTTGTTTAAG ATGGCTTCAAGTGGGATCAGAACAGATGAGGTAAGTAATCATGCTGCTTTGAGAACAGAACATGTATTGCATAGAAAT TGGTATGAAATAAATTCAAAGGGCCAAGAAATTTTCTGTAAAAGTTGGTTGCCAAAGCCTGGTGTACGAATTAAAGGTGCTTTATGTTTTTGCCATGGATATGGGGATACTTGTACTTTTTTCTTTGAAG GTATAGCTAAGTACATTGCTGCTTCTGGCTATGGTGTTTATGCGATTGACCACCCAGGTTTTGGTCTATCTGAAGGATTGCATGGTTATGTCCCAAGCTTTGATGGCATAGTGAATAATGCACTCGAGTTATACAATATAATCAAAG GAAGGCCAGAGATAGTAGGGCTTCCACGCTTTGTATTTGGTCAGTCGATGGGGGGAGCAATTGCCCTAAAAGCTCTGCTGAAGGATCCAAATGAATGGGATGGCATAATTCTTGTAGCACCAATGTGTAAG ATTGCAGAGGAAATGACTCCTCCAGTTCCCCTTCAGAAAATCTTGATTCTTTTATCTAAGGTTATGCCAACAGCAAAGCTTGTTCCCCAGAAAGATTTAGCAGAGCTAGCATTCAGAGagttgaagaagagaaaaatg GCTGACTACAATGTAATTTGCTACTCTGATCAAACGCGATTAAAGACTGCTGTCGAGCTTCTGAACGCAACAAGATATATAGAGTCACAAGTAGATAAG GTTGCATCTCCAATGCTGATTCTTCATGGTGCTGCTGATAAAGTAACTGATCCTCAAGTTAGCAAATTTCTATACGAGAGGGCATCTAGCAAGGACAAAACTCTGAAGCTTTATGAAG CCATCAGTTTCATTCTTTCCTAA
- the LOC113717269 gene encoding caffeoylshikimate esterase-like isoform X3, which produces MKLALTSTFRPLVPPKLSPFDQNLASSNMIFRPSVTLTPRMRETVIMMAQKKKPKIEGVSDELNSIASQNLDFAPARRRVRLAFSNVQQQLDHVLFKWYEINSKGQEIFCKSWLPKPGVRIKGALCFCHGYGDTCTFFFEGIAKYIAASGYGVYAIDHPGFGLSEGLHGYVPSFDGIVNNALELYNIIKGRPEIVGLPRFVFGQSMGGAIALKALLKDPNEWDGIILVAPMCKIAEEMTPPVPLQKILILLSKVMPTAKLVPQKDLAELAFRELKKRKMADYNVICYSDQTRLKTAVELLNATRYIESQVDKVASPMLILHGAADKVTDPQVSKFLYERASSKDKTLKLYEGAYHSILEGEPDDRILEVLSDIISWLDSRCSMKN; this is translated from the exons ATGAAACTTGCTCTGACTTCAACTTTCCGGCCACTGGTGCCGCCAAAATTGTCCCCTTTTGACCAAAATCTTGCTTCATCCAATATGATTTTCCGGCCAAGTGTTACATTAACTCCAAGAATGAGGGAGACTGTGATCATGATGGCCCAGAAAAAGAAGCCAAAGATCGAAGGTGTCAGTGATGAGCTGAACTCAATTGCTTCCCAGAACCTGGATTTTGCTCCTGCTCGAAGAAGGGTCAGATTGGCTTTCAGTAATGTTCAGCAGCAGCTTGATCATGTCTTGTTTAAG TGGTATGAAATAAATTCAAAGGGCCAAGAAATTTTCTGTAAAAGTTGGTTGCCAAAGCCTGGTGTACGAATTAAAGGTGCTTTATGTTTTTGCCATGGATATGGGGATACTTGTACTTTTTTCTTTGAAG GTATAGCTAAGTACATTGCTGCTTCTGGCTATGGTGTTTATGCGATTGACCACCCAGGTTTTGGTCTATCTGAAGGATTGCATGGTTATGTCCCAAGCTTTGATGGCATAGTGAATAATGCACTCGAGTTATACAATATAATCAAAG GAAGGCCAGAGATAGTAGGGCTTCCACGCTTTGTATTTGGTCAGTCGATGGGGGGAGCAATTGCCCTAAAAGCTCTGCTGAAGGATCCAAATGAATGGGATGGCATAATTCTTGTAGCACCAATGTGTAAG ATTGCAGAGGAAATGACTCCTCCAGTTCCCCTTCAGAAAATCTTGATTCTTTTATCTAAGGTTATGCCAACAGCAAAGCTTGTTCCCCAGAAAGATTTAGCAGAGCTAGCATTCAGAGagttgaagaagagaaaaatg GCTGACTACAATGTAATTTGCTACTCTGATCAAACGCGATTAAAGACTGCTGTCGAGCTTCTGAACGCAACAAGATATATAGAGTCACAAGTAGATAAG GTTGCATCTCCAATGCTGATTCTTCATGGTGCTGCTGATAAAGTAACTGATCCTCAAGTTAGCAAATTTCTATACGAGAGGGCATCTAGCAAGGACAAAACTCTGAAGCTTTATGAAGGTGCATATCACTCCATTCTGGAAGGGGAACCTGATGATAGAATTTTAGAAGTACTCAGTGACATAATATCCTGGCTTGATTCTCGATGCTCCATGAAGAACTAG
- the LOC113717269 gene encoding caffeoylshikimate esterase-like isoform X2: MKLALTSTFRPLVPPKLSPFDQNLASSNMIFRPSVTLTPRMRETVIMMAQKKKPKIEGVSDELNSIASQNLDFAPARRRVRLAFSNVQQQLDHVLFKMASSGIRTDEWYEINSKGQEIFCKSWLPKPGVRIKGALCFCHGYGDTCTFFFEGIAKYIAASGYGVYAIDHPGFGLSEGLHGYVPSFDGIVNNALELYNIIKGRPEIVGLPRFVFGQSMGGAIALKALLKDPNEWDGIILVAPMCKIAEEMTPPVPLQKILILLSKVMPTAKLVPQKDLAELAFRELKKRKMADYNVICYSDQTRLKTAVELLNATRYIESQVDKVASPMLILHGAADKVTDPQVSKFLYERASSKDKTLKLYEGAYHSILEGEPDDRILEVLSDIISWLDSRCSMKN, encoded by the exons ATGAAACTTGCTCTGACTTCAACTTTCCGGCCACTGGTGCCGCCAAAATTGTCCCCTTTTGACCAAAATCTTGCTTCATCCAATATGATTTTCCGGCCAAGTGTTACATTAACTCCAAGAATGAGGGAGACTGTGATCATGATGGCCCAGAAAAAGAAGCCAAAGATCGAAGGTGTCAGTGATGAGCTGAACTCAATTGCTTCCCAGAACCTGGATTTTGCTCCTGCTCGAAGAAGGGTCAGATTGGCTTTCAGTAATGTTCAGCAGCAGCTTGATCATGTCTTGTTTAAG ATGGCTTCAAGTGGGATCAGAACAGATGAG TGGTATGAAATAAATTCAAAGGGCCAAGAAATTTTCTGTAAAAGTTGGTTGCCAAAGCCTGGTGTACGAATTAAAGGTGCTTTATGTTTTTGCCATGGATATGGGGATACTTGTACTTTTTTCTTTGAAG GTATAGCTAAGTACATTGCTGCTTCTGGCTATGGTGTTTATGCGATTGACCACCCAGGTTTTGGTCTATCTGAAGGATTGCATGGTTATGTCCCAAGCTTTGATGGCATAGTGAATAATGCACTCGAGTTATACAATATAATCAAAG GAAGGCCAGAGATAGTAGGGCTTCCACGCTTTGTATTTGGTCAGTCGATGGGGGGAGCAATTGCCCTAAAAGCTCTGCTGAAGGATCCAAATGAATGGGATGGCATAATTCTTGTAGCACCAATGTGTAAG ATTGCAGAGGAAATGACTCCTCCAGTTCCCCTTCAGAAAATCTTGATTCTTTTATCTAAGGTTATGCCAACAGCAAAGCTTGTTCCCCAGAAAGATTTAGCAGAGCTAGCATTCAGAGagttgaagaagagaaaaatg GCTGACTACAATGTAATTTGCTACTCTGATCAAACGCGATTAAAGACTGCTGTCGAGCTTCTGAACGCAACAAGATATATAGAGTCACAAGTAGATAAG GTTGCATCTCCAATGCTGATTCTTCATGGTGCTGCTGATAAAGTAACTGATCCTCAAGTTAGCAAATTTCTATACGAGAGGGCATCTAGCAAGGACAAAACTCTGAAGCTTTATGAAGGTGCATATCACTCCATTCTGGAAGGGGAACCTGATGATAGAATTTTAGAAGTACTCAGTGACATAATATCCTGGCTTGATTCTCGATGCTCCATGAAGAACTAG
- the LOC113717280 gene encoding uncharacterized protein isoform X2 — translation MCFCSKTCLTLTISRIKLLQNKRDGQLKIMRKEIAQFLQAGQESIARIRVEHVIRERNIWDAYEILEMFCEFVLARVPILESQRECPSELREAVASIIFAAPRCSDLPDLVHVRNLFAAKYGKEFIAAASELRPDTSVYRTIIEKLSVSAPSAEVKMNILKEIAREYNVNWNSSKTEAEFSKKPEDLLNGPKHIAAPSLSVSQSSAVHSPPILEHSNTSLNGQQGHSNQSAVAVNNIPRLATNKPKPPSLKDQSVEPKTESKETRSQSSDPLEKARAAIAAAERASAAARAAAELVNFNFSSEARAS, via the exons ATG TGTTTTTGTAGTAAAACATGCTTGACATTGACTATTTCCCGTATAAAATTGCTGCAAAACAAGAGAGATGGGCAGCTCAAGATTATGCGGAAGGAGATTGCCCAATTTCTCCAAGCTGGCCAAGAATCAATTGCGCGAATAAGG GTGGAGCATGTTATACGAGAGCGAAATATCTGGGATGCATACGAGATCTTGGAAATGTTCTGTGAATTTGTTCTTGCCCGTGTTCCCATTCTTGAAAGCCAAAG GGAGTGTCCTTCTGAATTGCGTGAAGCTGTGGCCAGCATAATCTTTGCTGCTCCTAGATGTTCGGATTTACCCGATTTAGTACATGTTCGTAATTTATTTGCTGCAAAATATGGAAAGGAGTTCATTGCTGCTGCTTCTGAGCTTCGGCCTGACACTAGTGTCTACCGTACA ATTATTGAGAAACTTTCAGTTAGTGCACCATCTGCAGAAGTGAAGATGAATATTCTGAAGGAAATTGCACGAGAATACAATGTAAACTGGAATTCTTCCAAAACTGAAGCAGAATTTTCTAAAAAACCTGAGGACCTTCTG AACGGACCAAAGCACATAGCTGCACCTTCTTTGTCTGTTTCTCAATCAAGCGCTGTCCACAGTCCACCTATTCTGGAGCATTCAAATACATCTTTAAATGGTCAACAAGGGCATTCCAATCAATCTGCAGTTGCAGTCAACAATATACCCCGGTTGGCCACCAACAAGCCTAAACCACCCTCTCTTAAGGATCAAAGCGTGGAACCAAAGACTGAAAGCAAAGAAACAAGGTCGCAATCATCTGATCCATTGGAGAAAGCTCGAGCTGCTATAGCTGCAGCAGAGCGTGCATCAGCTGCTGCTCGTGCTGCTGCTGAGTTGGTAAATTTCAACTTTAGCAGTGAAGCTCGAGCTAGCTAA
- the LOC113717280 gene encoding vacuolar protein sorting-associated protein IST1-like isoform X3: MRDGQLKIMRKEIAQFLQAGQESIARIRVEHVIRERNIWDAYEILEMFCEFVLARVPILESQRECPSELREAVASIIFAAPRCSDLPDLVHVRNLFAAKYGKEFIAAASELRPDTSVYRTIIEKLSVSAPSAEVKMNILKEIAREYNVNWNSSKTEAEFSKKPEDLLNGPKHIAAPSLSVSQSSAVHSPPILEHSNTSLNGQQGHSNQSAVAVNNIPRLATNKPKPPSLKDQSVEPKTESKETRSQSSDPLEKARAAIAAAERASAAARAAAELVNFNFSSEARAS; the protein is encoded by the exons ATG AGAGATGGGCAGCTCAAGATTATGCGGAAGGAGATTGCCCAATTTCTCCAAGCTGGCCAAGAATCAATTGCGCGAATAAGG GTGGAGCATGTTATACGAGAGCGAAATATCTGGGATGCATACGAGATCTTGGAAATGTTCTGTGAATTTGTTCTTGCCCGTGTTCCCATTCTTGAAAGCCAAAG GGAGTGTCCTTCTGAATTGCGTGAAGCTGTGGCCAGCATAATCTTTGCTGCTCCTAGATGTTCGGATTTACCCGATTTAGTACATGTTCGTAATTTATTTGCTGCAAAATATGGAAAGGAGTTCATTGCTGCTGCTTCTGAGCTTCGGCCTGACACTAGTGTCTACCGTACA ATTATTGAGAAACTTTCAGTTAGTGCACCATCTGCAGAAGTGAAGATGAATATTCTGAAGGAAATTGCACGAGAATACAATGTAAACTGGAATTCTTCCAAAACTGAAGCAGAATTTTCTAAAAAACCTGAGGACCTTCTG AACGGACCAAAGCACATAGCTGCACCTTCTTTGTCTGTTTCTCAATCAAGCGCTGTCCACAGTCCACCTATTCTGGAGCATTCAAATACATCTTTAAATGGTCAACAAGGGCATTCCAATCAATCTGCAGTTGCAGTCAACAATATACCCCGGTTGGCCACCAACAAGCCTAAACCACCCTCTCTTAAGGATCAAAGCGTGGAACCAAAGACTGAAAGCAAAGAAACAAGGTCGCAATCATCTGATCCATTGGAGAAAGCTCGAGCTGCTATAGCTGCAGCAGAGCGTGCATCAGCTGCTGCTCGTGCTGCTGCTGAGTTGGTAAATTTCAACTTTAGCAGTGAAGCTCGAGCTAGCTAA
- the LOC113717280 gene encoding uncharacterized protein isoform X1: MSLLNQLFNRGLLGQKCKTCLTLTISRIKLLQNKRDGQLKIMRKEIAQFLQAGQESIARIRVEHVIRERNIWDAYEILEMFCEFVLARVPILESQRECPSELREAVASIIFAAPRCSDLPDLVHVRNLFAAKYGKEFIAAASELRPDTSVYRTIIEKLSVSAPSAEVKMNILKEIAREYNVNWNSSKTEAEFSKKPEDLLNGPKHIAAPSLSVSQSSAVHSPPILEHSNTSLNGQQGHSNQSAVAVNNIPRLATNKPKPPSLKDQSVEPKTESKETRSQSSDPLEKARAAIAAAERASAAARAAAELVNFNFSSEARAS, encoded by the exons ATGTCGCTATTGAATCAACTCTTCAACAGAGGACTCCTCGGCCAAAAATG TAAAACATGCTTGACATTGACTATTTCCCGTATAAAATTGCTGCAAAACAAGAGAGATGGGCAGCTCAAGATTATGCGGAAGGAGATTGCCCAATTTCTCCAAGCTGGCCAAGAATCAATTGCGCGAATAAGG GTGGAGCATGTTATACGAGAGCGAAATATCTGGGATGCATACGAGATCTTGGAAATGTTCTGTGAATTTGTTCTTGCCCGTGTTCCCATTCTTGAAAGCCAAAG GGAGTGTCCTTCTGAATTGCGTGAAGCTGTGGCCAGCATAATCTTTGCTGCTCCTAGATGTTCGGATTTACCCGATTTAGTACATGTTCGTAATTTATTTGCTGCAAAATATGGAAAGGAGTTCATTGCTGCTGCTTCTGAGCTTCGGCCTGACACTAGTGTCTACCGTACA ATTATTGAGAAACTTTCAGTTAGTGCACCATCTGCAGAAGTGAAGATGAATATTCTGAAGGAAATTGCACGAGAATACAATGTAAACTGGAATTCTTCCAAAACTGAAGCAGAATTTTCTAAAAAACCTGAGGACCTTCTG AACGGACCAAAGCACATAGCTGCACCTTCTTTGTCTGTTTCTCAATCAAGCGCTGTCCACAGTCCACCTATTCTGGAGCATTCAAATACATCTTTAAATGGTCAACAAGGGCATTCCAATCAATCTGCAGTTGCAGTCAACAATATACCCCGGTTGGCCACCAACAAGCCTAAACCACCCTCTCTTAAGGATCAAAGCGTGGAACCAAAGACTGAAAGCAAAGAAACAAGGTCGCAATCATCTGATCCATTGGAGAAAGCTCGAGCTGCTATAGCTGCAGCAGAGCGTGCATCAGCTGCTGCTCGTGCTGCTGCTGAGTTGGTAAATTTCAACTTTAGCAGTGAAGCTCGAGCTAGCTAA
- the LOC113717269 gene encoding caffeoylshikimate esterase-like isoform X1 — MKLALTSTFRPLVPPKLSPFDQNLASSNMIFRPSVTLTPRMRETVIMMAQKKKPKIEGVSDELNSIASQNLDFAPARRRVRLAFSNVQQQLDHVLFKMASSGIRTDEVSNHAALRTEHVLHRNWYEINSKGQEIFCKSWLPKPGVRIKGALCFCHGYGDTCTFFFEGIAKYIAASGYGVYAIDHPGFGLSEGLHGYVPSFDGIVNNALELYNIIKGRPEIVGLPRFVFGQSMGGAIALKALLKDPNEWDGIILVAPMCKIAEEMTPPVPLQKILILLSKVMPTAKLVPQKDLAELAFRELKKRKMADYNVICYSDQTRLKTAVELLNATRYIESQVDKVASPMLILHGAADKVTDPQVSKFLYERASSKDKTLKLYEGAYHSILEGEPDDRILEVLSDIISWLDSRCSMKN; from the exons ATGAAACTTGCTCTGACTTCAACTTTCCGGCCACTGGTGCCGCCAAAATTGTCCCCTTTTGACCAAAATCTTGCTTCATCCAATATGATTTTCCGGCCAAGTGTTACATTAACTCCAAGAATGAGGGAGACTGTGATCATGATGGCCCAGAAAAAGAAGCCAAAGATCGAAGGTGTCAGTGATGAGCTGAACTCAATTGCTTCCCAGAACCTGGATTTTGCTCCTGCTCGAAGAAGGGTCAGATTGGCTTTCAGTAATGTTCAGCAGCAGCTTGATCATGTCTTGTTTAAG ATGGCTTCAAGTGGGATCAGAACAGATGAGGTAAGTAATCATGCTGCTTTGAGAACAGAACATGTATTGCATAGAAAT TGGTATGAAATAAATTCAAAGGGCCAAGAAATTTTCTGTAAAAGTTGGTTGCCAAAGCCTGGTGTACGAATTAAAGGTGCTTTATGTTTTTGCCATGGATATGGGGATACTTGTACTTTTTTCTTTGAAG GTATAGCTAAGTACATTGCTGCTTCTGGCTATGGTGTTTATGCGATTGACCACCCAGGTTTTGGTCTATCTGAAGGATTGCATGGTTATGTCCCAAGCTTTGATGGCATAGTGAATAATGCACTCGAGTTATACAATATAATCAAAG GAAGGCCAGAGATAGTAGGGCTTCCACGCTTTGTATTTGGTCAGTCGATGGGGGGAGCAATTGCCCTAAAAGCTCTGCTGAAGGATCCAAATGAATGGGATGGCATAATTCTTGTAGCACCAATGTGTAAG ATTGCAGAGGAAATGACTCCTCCAGTTCCCCTTCAGAAAATCTTGATTCTTTTATCTAAGGTTATGCCAACAGCAAAGCTTGTTCCCCAGAAAGATTTAGCAGAGCTAGCATTCAGAGagttgaagaagagaaaaatg GCTGACTACAATGTAATTTGCTACTCTGATCAAACGCGATTAAAGACTGCTGTCGAGCTTCTGAACGCAACAAGATATATAGAGTCACAAGTAGATAAG GTTGCATCTCCAATGCTGATTCTTCATGGTGCTGCTGATAAAGTAACTGATCCTCAAGTTAGCAAATTTCTATACGAGAGGGCATCTAGCAAGGACAAAACTCTGAAGCTTTATGAAGGTGCATATCACTCCATTCTGGAAGGGGAACCTGATGATAGAATTTTAGAAGTACTCAGTGACATAATATCCTGGCTTGATTCTCGATGCTCCATGAAGAACTAG